A single Pseudomonas putida DNA region contains:
- the flgG gene encoding flagellar basal-body rod protein FlgG, producing the protein MLPALWVAKTGLSAQDTNLTVISNNLANVSTTGFKRDRAEFADLLYQIKRQPGAQSTQDSELPSGLQVGTGVRIVGTQKSFQTGSLQTTENPLDMAVNGRGFFQVLQPDGTVSYTRDGTFHLNSDGQIVTAQGFALEPAIVVPNDAQTFTVGQDGTVSITTAGNPAAQVIGNLQTADFINPAGLQAIGDNLFLETAASGAPQVGTPGLNGFGTTLQQTLENSNVSTVEELVNMITTQRAYEMNSKVISTADQMLSFVTQQL; encoded by the coding sequence ATGCTTCCGGCTCTTTGGGTCGCTAAAACCGGCCTGTCCGCCCAGGACACCAACCTGACCGTCATTTCCAACAACCTGGCCAACGTCTCGACCACCGGCTTCAAGCGTGACCGCGCCGAGTTCGCCGACCTGCTGTACCAGATCAAGCGTCAGCCAGGCGCGCAGTCGACCCAGGACAGCGAGCTGCCATCGGGCCTGCAAGTCGGTACCGGTGTGCGCATTGTCGGCACCCAGAAGAGCTTCCAGACCGGCAGCCTGCAGACCACCGAAAACCCGCTGGACATGGCGGTCAACGGCCGTGGCTTCTTCCAGGTGCTGCAGCCGGACGGCACCGTCTCGTACACCCGTGACGGTACCTTCCACCTGAACTCCGATGGCCAGATCGTCACCGCCCAGGGCTTTGCCCTGGAGCCTGCGATCGTGGTGCCGAACGACGCCCAGACCTTCACTGTCGGCCAGGACGGCACCGTGTCGATCACCACCGCCGGCAACCCGGCTGCCCAGGTAATCGGCAACCTGCAGACCGCCGACTTCATCAACCCGGCCGGCCTGCAGGCGATTGGTGACAACCTGTTCCTGGAGACCGCTGCCAGTGGCGCGCCACAGGTCGGTACCCCTGGCCTGAACGGCTTCGGCACCACCCTGCAGCAGACCCTGGAAAACTCCAACGTCAGCACCGTGGAAGAGCTGGTGAACATGATCACCACCCAGCGTGCTTACGAGATGAACTCCAAGGTCATCTCCACCGCCGACCAGATGCTGTCGTTCGTCACTCAGCAGCTCTAA
- the flgF gene encoding flagellar basal-body rod protein FlgF, with protein sequence MDKMLYVAMTGASQNALAQKAHANNLANVSTNGFQRDLEQARSMPVFGDSFPSRAFAMTERPATDFSEGPMVETGRDLDVAVAGQGFIAVQAPDGSEAYVRTGSLNIDALGVLRAGNGMPVIGNGGPIAIPPEQKVEVGADGTISIRSMGEDPRVMAEVDRIKLVNPDIKSMTKGLDGLIHTQNGQPAAADVNVRVVSGFLEGSNVNAVEEMTSVLALSRQFELHVKMMNAAKEGDEAMARVLQIG encoded by the coding sequence GTGGACAAGATGCTTTACGTGGCCATGACCGGCGCCAGCCAGAACGCGCTGGCGCAGAAGGCCCACGCCAACAACCTGGCGAACGTTTCCACCAATGGCTTCCAGCGCGACCTGGAGCAGGCGCGCTCGATGCCGGTGTTCGGTGACAGCTTTCCGTCGCGGGCATTTGCCATGACCGAACGCCCGGCCACCGACTTCAGCGAAGGGCCGATGGTCGAGACCGGGCGTGACCTGGACGTGGCCGTGGCCGGGCAGGGCTTTATCGCCGTGCAGGCGCCGGATGGCAGCGAAGCCTACGTGCGCACCGGTAGCCTGAACATCGATGCCCTTGGCGTGCTGCGCGCCGGCAACGGCATGCCGGTAATCGGCAACGGTGGCCCGATCGCCATTCCGCCAGAGCAGAAAGTCGAAGTCGGTGCCGACGGCACCATCAGCATCCGCTCGATGGGCGAGGACCCGCGGGTGATGGCCGAGGTCGACCGCATCAAGCTGGTCAACCCGGACATCAAGAGCATGACCAAGGGCCTGGACGGGCTGATCCACACCCAGAACGGCCAACCGGCTGCCGCCGACGTCAATGTGCGGGTGGTGTCGGGCTTCCTCGAGGGCAGCAACGTCAACGCCGTGGAAGAAATGACCTCGGTGCTGGCGCTGTCCCGCCAGTTCGAGCTGCACGTGAAAATGATGAACGCGGCCAAGGAAGGCGATGAAGCCATGGCGCGTGTTTTGCAAATCGGCTAA
- the flgE gene encoding flagellar hook protein FlgE codes for MSFNIGLSGLYAANKQLDVTGNNIANVNTTGFKSSRAEFADVYAGANRLGVGKNQVGNGVRLAAISQQFSQGDVNNTGNVLDMGIQGQGFFVLSDNGARVYTRAGAFQNSKDNYVVTSDGLRLQGYAADENGNIKRGVLTDLKIDTSSLAPKATTLIDQGINLNSEATIIPLPGATPAGPTFDPADDTTYTKSFPTKVYDSQGNEHTMEQFYRKTGTNQWTMYTLVDGRNPMDPTSTAPLEATMTFNSDGSVASMATDPASIPPGAPANAEWAVTNNTFTLKGWIPAAKDAAGNWASNGSAENANGMRLSMNSTSSYNTETARMSQSQDGYATGILSSLSIDSTGVMFASFSNQQSRAIGQVALASFANEQGLQQIGGTRWTETYSSGIPGIDSPKTGTLGSVESNSLEASNVNLTQELVELIKAQSNYQANAKTISTESTIMQTIIQMT; via the coding sequence ATGTCTTTCAATATCGGCCTTAGCGGTCTGTACGCAGCCAACAAGCAGCTGGACGTTACCGGCAACAACATCGCCAACGTCAACACCACTGGCTTCAAATCCTCGCGCGCCGAGTTCGCCGACGTGTATGCCGGCGCCAACCGCCTGGGCGTGGGCAAGAACCAGGTCGGCAACGGTGTGCGCCTGGCGGCGATTTCCCAGCAGTTCAGCCAGGGTGACGTCAACAACACCGGCAACGTGCTGGACATGGGTATCCAGGGCCAGGGCTTCTTCGTGCTGTCCGACAACGGTGCGCGCGTGTACACCCGTGCCGGCGCCTTCCAGAACAGCAAGGACAACTACGTGGTCACCTCGGACGGCTTGCGTCTGCAGGGCTATGCCGCTGACGAGAACGGCAACATCAAGCGCGGCGTGCTGACCGACCTGAAGATCGATACCTCGTCGCTTGCGCCGAAGGCCACCACCCTGATCGATCAGGGCATCAACCTGAACTCCGAAGCGACCATCATCCCGCTGCCAGGTGCCACCCCTGCCGGCCCGACGTTCGACCCGGCGGATGACACCACCTACACCAAGTCCTTCCCGACCAAGGTGTACGACAGCCAGGGTAACGAGCACACCATGGAACAGTTCTACCGCAAGACCGGTACGAACCAGTGGACCATGTACACCCTGGTAGACGGTCGCAACCCGATGGACCCGACTTCCACTGCGCCGCTGGAAGCGACCATGACCTTCAACTCCGACGGTAGCGTGGCGTCCATGGCCACCGACCCGGCCAGCATTCCGCCGGGTGCTCCGGCCAACGCCGAGTGGGCGGTGACCAACAACACCTTCACCCTCAAGGGCTGGATCCCGGCCGCCAAGGACGCAGCAGGCAACTGGGCCTCCAACGGTTCGGCAGAGAACGCCAACGGCATGCGCCTGTCGATGAACAGCACCAGCTCGTACAACACCGAGACCGCGCGCATGTCGCAGTCCCAGGATGGTTATGCCACCGGTATCCTGTCGAGCCTGTCGATCGACTCCACCGGCGTGATGTTCGCCAGCTTCAGCAACCAGCAGTCTCGCGCCATCGGCCAGGTGGCCCTGGCCAGCTTTGCCAACGAGCAGGGGCTGCAGCAGATTGGCGGCACGCGCTGGACCGAAACCTATTCTTCGGGCATTCCCGGCATCGACTCGCCGAAGACCGGCACCCTGGGTAGCGTCGAATCCAACTCGCTGGAAGCTTCGAACGTCAACCTGACCCAGGAGCTGGTCGAGCTGATCAAGGCGCAGAGCAACTACCAGGCGAACGCCAAGACCATCTCCACCGAAAGCACCATCATGCAGACCATCATCCAGATGACCTGA
- the flgD gene encoding flagellar hook assembly protein FlgD encodes MAVDSSSGVNLNDVIAASGVSSSTKKTSTTSSATGGQALGKDAFLQLLVTQMQNQNPLDPQDNSEFVAQLAQFSSLEGITSLNESVSAITSAMASSQALQASSLVGRSVIVQNDKAIVDTADSFNAQFVVPQAISEAKVTITDKDGNTVKTIELGEQKAGYGDFIWDGTNNKGEKVDPGTYTFTATTTVDGKAVQMNTLLPAKVTSVSFNTTGEMVLNLAGVGKVSLSDVQTIGI; translated from the coding sequence ATGGCAGTCGATAGCAGCAGCGGTGTGAACCTCAACGACGTCATCGCGGCGTCCGGTGTCAGCTCCAGCACCAAGAAAACCTCCACGACCAGTTCCGCGACCGGTGGTCAGGCCCTGGGCAAGGATGCGTTCCTGCAGTTGCTCGTCACCCAGATGCAGAACCAGAACCCGCTGGATCCGCAGGACAACAGTGAATTCGTCGCCCAGCTGGCGCAGTTCAGCAGCCTTGAAGGCATTACTTCGCTGAACGAGTCGGTCAGTGCGATCACCAGTGCCATGGCATCGTCGCAAGCGCTGCAGGCATCTTCGCTGGTAGGCCGTTCGGTGATCGTGCAGAACGACAAGGCGATCGTCGATACCGCTGACAGCTTCAATGCACAGTTCGTGGTGCCGCAGGCCATCAGCGAAGCGAAGGTCACCATCACCGACAAGGATGGCAACACCGTCAAGACCATCGAACTGGGCGAGCAGAAGGCCGGTTACGGCGACTTCATCTGGGATGGCACCAATAACAAGGGCGAGAAAGTCGACCCGGGTACCTACACCTTCACTGCCACCACCACGGTGGACGGCAAGGCGGTGCAGATGAATACCTTGCTGCCAGCCAAGGTCACCAGTGTCAGCTTCAACACCACCGGCGAGATGGTGCTGAACCTGGCGGGCGTGGGCAAGGTTTCCCTGTCCGACGTACAAACCATCGGTATCTAA
- the flgC gene encoding flagellar basal body rod protein FlgC, with protein MSLSSVFNIAGSGMSAQNTRLNTVASNIANAETVSSSIDQTYRARHPVFATTFQNAQSGVSQSLFEDQGEAGQGVQVKGIVEDQSNLEARYEPNHPAANKDGYVYYPNVNVVEEMADMISASRAFQTNAELMNTAKNMMQKVLTLGQ; from the coding sequence ATGTCCCTTTCCAGTGTTTTCAACATCGCCGGCAGCGGCATGAGCGCGCAGAACACTCGCCTCAACACCGTCGCCTCGAACATCGCCAACGCCGAGACGGTGTCGTCGAGCATCGACCAGACCTACCGTGCGCGCCACCCGGTGTTCGCCACCACCTTCCAGAACGCGCAAAGCGGCGTCAGCCAGTCGCTGTTCGAGGATCAGGGCGAAGCGGGGCAGGGTGTGCAGGTCAAGGGTATCGTCGAAGACCAGAGCAACCTGGAAGCGCGCTACGAGCCGAATCACCCGGCGGCGAACAAGGACGGCTACGTCTACTACCCGAACGTCAACGTGGTCGAGGAGATGGCTGACATGATCTCCGCCAGCCGTGCGTTCCAGACCAACGCCGAGCTGATGAACACCGCCAAGAACATGATGCAGAAAGTACTGACCCTGGGTCAGTGA
- the flgB gene encoding flagellar basal body rod protein FlgB — protein MSISFDKALGIHEKALGFRAQRAEVLANNIANADTPNYKARDMDFSSVLAAESQKQQSGRFAMDRTNSRHIEAEGLAMADDTVQYRVPTQPSIDQNTVDAQIEQSNYTENAIGFQASFTLLNSKFKGLVSALRGE, from the coding sequence ATGAGCATCAGTTTCGACAAGGCGCTTGGCATTCACGAAAAGGCATTGGGCTTCCGCGCCCAGCGCGCCGAAGTGCTGGCCAACAACATCGCCAACGCCGACACGCCCAACTACAAGGCGCGTGACATGGACTTCTCTTCGGTGCTCGCTGCCGAGAGCCAGAAGCAGCAAAGCGGCCGCTTCGCCATGGATCGCACCAACAGCCGCCACATCGAGGCCGAAGGCCTGGCGATGGCTGACGACACGGTGCAATACCGCGTGCCGACCCAGCCTTCGATCGACCAGAACACCGTGGATGCCCAGATCGAGCAGTCGAACTACACCGAGAACGCCATCGGCTTCCAGGCCAGCTTCACCTTGCTCAACAGTAAATTCAAAGGGCTGGTTTCGGCCCTGCGCGGAGAGTAA